The Nocardioides humi genome includes a region encoding these proteins:
- a CDS encoding NAD-dependent epimerase/dehydratase family protein yields the protein MPKALVVGGTGPTGPQIVAGLVERGFETTVFHRGTHEAPFPDEVAHLHADPHFAESIESALSGRSYDVAVCMYGRLRLLAPALVGRTERVISVGGPSYLRTDSRPAGEAHERLTEPTMFRRMLETEETVFAHHERGDFSLTHLRFATMYGPRQLAPREWSIIRRLLDGRTWIPVLDGGLTLESRSYVDNAAHAVLSVVDHPEASAGRAYNVADADVLSDADTVAVLAGHLGVEVELVTFPARSGQPGHFWGVGRELFNDLPDRAPSMRHQLLDTSRIRRELGYVEPVPTHEGLRRTAEWYARHRPRPGGEEERQLGDPFDYAAEDAYRHAAAEYADRLAGIPFAGNTYGHPYDHPRASRP from the coding sequence ATGCCGAAGGCACTGGTCGTCGGGGGTACCGGCCCGACCGGACCCCAGATCGTCGCGGGACTCGTCGAGCGTGGCTTCGAGACCACGGTCTTCCACCGAGGCACGCACGAGGCGCCCTTCCCCGACGAGGTCGCGCACCTGCACGCCGACCCCCACTTCGCGGAGTCGATCGAGTCCGCGCTCTCGGGCCGCAGCTACGACGTCGCCGTGTGCATGTACGGCCGCCTCCGCCTGCTCGCCCCGGCGCTGGTGGGCAGGACGGAGCGGGTGATCAGCGTCGGTGGGCCGTCGTACCTGCGGACGGACTCACGTCCCGCGGGCGAGGCGCACGAGCGGTTGACGGAGCCGACGATGTTCCGTCGCATGCTCGAGACCGAGGAGACCGTCTTCGCGCACCACGAGCGGGGAGACTTCTCGCTGACCCATCTGCGGTTCGCCACCATGTACGGGCCGCGTCAGCTGGCGCCGCGCGAGTGGAGCATCATCCGCCGGCTCCTCGACGGCCGCACGTGGATCCCGGTCCTCGACGGCGGCCTCACGCTCGAGAGCCGGTCCTATGTGGACAACGCCGCCCACGCCGTCCTCAGCGTCGTCGACCATCCGGAGGCGAGCGCGGGCCGCGCGTACAACGTGGCGGACGCCGACGTGCTCTCCGACGCGGACACCGTGGCCGTGCTGGCCGGCCACCTGGGGGTCGAGGTCGAGCTGGTGACCTTCCCGGCCCGCTCCGGGCAGCCGGGGCACTTCTGGGGCGTGGGCCGCGAGCTGTTCAACGACCTCCCCGACCGCGCTCCCTCGATGCGACACCAGCTGCTCGACACCTCGAGGATCCGGCGGGAGCTCGGCTACGTCGAGCCGGTCCCCACCCACGAGGGACTGCGGCGGACCGCCGAGTGGTACGCACGCCACCGGCCGCGGCCCGGCGGGGAGGAGGAGCGCCAGCTCGGTGACCCGTTCGACTACGCCGCCGAGGACGCCTACCGGCACGCGGCGGCGGAGTACGCCGATCGGCTCGCCGGCATCCCATTCGCCGGAAACACCTATGGCCACCCCTACGACCACCCACGAGCATCGCGTCCGTGA
- a CDS encoding PDR/VanB family oxidoreductase, which translates to MSRTSEGRLPVIVRERERLTDDIVRLTLGPADGAPLPAWTPGAHIDLVLGPCALVRQYSLCGDPRDRTSWRVAVLREAGGRGGSVFVHDQVREGLVLEASSPRNHFELETAGRYVFIAGGIGVTPIVPMLAAADAAGAAWSLTYGARGRDALAFAGEAATYGDRVRLHAHDESGPIDLPAALGEPDPTALVYCCGPEPLLAAVEDHLALTPGWSPRQLRTERFAPRSDALDRPSTPFEVELRRTGVRVQVAADQSVLEAVRAAGVVVESSCAEGTCGTCETAVLGGRVDHRDAILDDDERAANDVMFLCVSRAADGELVLDL; encoded by the coding sequence ATGAGCCGGACCTCCGAGGGCCGGCTCCCGGTCATCGTGCGGGAGCGGGAGCGGCTGACCGACGACATCGTCCGGCTGACGCTCGGACCCGCCGACGGAGCGCCGCTGCCGGCGTGGACTCCGGGAGCCCACATCGATCTGGTGCTGGGACCCTGCGCCCTGGTCCGGCAGTACTCGCTGTGCGGGGATCCCCGCGACCGGACCTCGTGGCGGGTGGCGGTGCTGCGCGAGGCGGGCGGGCGGGGCGGCTCTGTGTTCGTGCACGACCAGGTGCGTGAGGGGCTGGTCCTCGAGGCGTCGTCGCCCCGCAACCACTTCGAGCTGGAGACCGCCGGTCGCTACGTCTTCATCGCCGGCGGGATCGGCGTCACGCCGATCGTCCCGATGCTCGCGGCCGCCGACGCCGCCGGCGCCGCGTGGTCGCTGACCTACGGCGCCCGGGGTCGCGACGCGCTGGCGTTCGCCGGAGAGGCGGCGACGTACGGCGACCGCGTGCGGCTGCACGCACATGACGAGAGCGGTCCCATCGACCTCCCCGCCGCGCTCGGCGAGCCGGATCCCACCGCCCTCGTCTACTGCTGCGGGCCCGAGCCGCTGCTCGCGGCCGTCGAGGACCACCTCGCCCTGACGCCGGGATGGTCGCCCCGCCAGCTCCGCACGGAGCGGTTCGCCCCCCGGAGTGACGCGCTCGACCGGCCCTCGACCCCCTTCGAGGTGGAGCTCCGGCGGACGGGCGTGCGCGTGCAGGTCGCGGCGGACCAGTCGGTCCTGGAGGCGGTGCGGGCCGCCGGCGTCGTCGTGGAGTCCTCCTGCGCGGAGGGAACCTGCGGCACCTGCGAGACGGCCGTGCTGGGAGGACGGGTGGACCACCGGGACGCGATCCTCGACGACGACGAGCGGGCGGCGAACGACGTGATGTTCCTCTGCGTGTCCCGCGCCGCCGACGGAGAGCTCGTCCTCGACCTCTGA
- a CDS encoding acyl-CoA dehydrogenase family protein, translating to MSWEFSTDEEYAEQLAWAREFVRTEIWPIETIEDQLDAEALDTIYAPLQERVKARGLWAAHLPPEHGGQGFGQVKLGLLNEILGTSTRWAPRAFGCNPPDSGNSEVLALAGTREQKERWLAPLLAGELKSAFSMTEPDTAGSDPTLLATRAIRTGDEYVLDGTKWFTSEGSVADFLIVMAVTDPDAPAHRRATMFVVPVDTPGVTIVRDVPTMERPFERHGIHGGHAEVRYDAVRIPVSHRLGEEGDGFAIAQQRLGPGRIHHCMRWLGVAGRAFDMLRERANTRYAHGSLLAEKQTIQNWVADSAAEIHAARLMTLQAAWVMDTQGAAAARNEVAMIKYFGARVLHDVVDRALQAHGALGYSTDMPLEAMYRDARAARIYDGPDEVHRQSVARRLLRSDAGLAPGSLPSQYVPARRAAATVRFRTVLDAARARSSTPAPPS from the coding sequence ATGAGCTGGGAGTTCAGCACCGACGAGGAGTACGCCGAGCAGCTCGCCTGGGCGCGGGAGTTCGTCCGGACGGAGATCTGGCCGATCGAGACGATCGAGGACCAGCTCGACGCCGAGGCGCTGGACACGATCTACGCACCACTGCAGGAGCGGGTCAAGGCACGGGGCCTGTGGGCCGCCCACCTGCCGCCCGAGCACGGTGGGCAGGGCTTCGGCCAGGTCAAGCTCGGCCTCCTGAACGAGATCCTCGGCACGAGCACCCGTTGGGCGCCCCGCGCCTTCGGCTGCAACCCACCGGACTCCGGCAACAGCGAGGTCCTGGCGCTCGCCGGGACCCGCGAGCAGAAGGAGCGATGGCTGGCACCGCTCCTCGCCGGCGAGCTGAAGTCGGCGTTCAGCATGACGGAGCCCGACACGGCCGGCTCCGACCCGACGCTGCTCGCGACCCGCGCGATCCGCACCGGCGACGAGTACGTCCTGGACGGGACCAAGTGGTTCACCTCCGAGGGCTCGGTCGCCGACTTCCTCATCGTGATGGCGGTGACGGACCCGGACGCGCCGGCGCATCGTCGCGCGACGATGTTCGTCGTCCCCGTCGACACGCCCGGGGTCACCATCGTCCGCGACGTCCCCACCATGGAGCGGCCCTTCGAGCGACACGGGATCCACGGCGGCCACGCCGAGGTCCGCTACGACGCCGTCAGGATCCCGGTCAGCCACCGCCTGGGCGAGGAGGGGGACGGGTTCGCGATCGCGCAGCAGCGCCTCGGCCCGGGCCGCATCCATCACTGCATGAGGTGGCTGGGTGTCGCGGGGCGCGCCTTCGACATGCTCCGCGAGCGTGCGAACACGCGCTACGCCCACGGATCCCTCCTGGCGGAGAAGCAGACGATCCAGAACTGGGTGGCGGACTCGGCGGCGGAGATCCACGCCGCGAGGCTGATGACGCTGCAGGCCGCCTGGGTGATGGACACCCAGGGAGCAGCGGCCGCCCGCAACGAGGTCGCGATGATCAAGTACTTCGGTGCGCGGGTGCTGCACGACGTGGTCGACCGGGCCCTGCAGGCGCACGGCGCGCTGGGGTACTCCACGGACATGCCGCTCGAGGCGATGTACCGCGACGCCCGGGCGGCGCGGATCTACGACGGCCCGGACGAGGTCCACCGCCAGTCGGTCGCCCGCCGCCTCCTCCGCAGCGACGCCGGCCTCGCCCCGGGCTCCCTGCCGAGCCAGTACGTGCCGGCGCGACGGGCGGCGGCGACCGTCAGGTTCCGGACCGTCCTCGACGCGGCCCGGGCCAGGTCGTCGACGCCGGCCCCGCCGTCATGA
- a CDS encoding quinone oxidoreductase family protein, with protein sequence MKALVVDQPGPAAQVRIREIEDPRPGPAEVVVQVEWAAVNFADLTAARGLYPYASRPPLVPGVEVVGRVVPQSPDETPRRVCAFVGSGGWAERVSVHRDLVVPLPDDADPLAVAAGLTVVATVQLCADQARMESGEHVLVHGASGGIGSVAAQVLKGAGAGSVTGTLRNMDRAELARAHGYDHVVSATRFPVEVPGTVPGGAVDVVIDGVGGWTRAASFALLRPFGRLVAIGNSSRGSEEPPTGAELRAANTAVVGASLGALSSRTPHLATAYLERAVRDLACGSVSLPVDVLAADRLTDVLGLLEGRAADGKLVLDLTQGVEP encoded by the coding sequence GTGAAGGCGCTCGTCGTCGACCAGCCCGGTCCCGCCGCGCAGGTGCGGATCCGCGAGATCGAGGACCCCAGGCCCGGTCCCGCCGAGGTCGTCGTCCAGGTCGAATGGGCCGCGGTCAACTTCGCCGACCTCACGGCCGCCCGCGGCCTCTACCCCTACGCCAGCCGCCCCCCGCTGGTCCCCGGCGTCGAGGTCGTCGGGCGCGTCGTCCCGCAGTCCCCCGACGAGACACCCCGGCGCGTATGCGCCTTCGTCGGCAGCGGCGGCTGGGCGGAGCGGGTGAGCGTCCACCGCGACCTCGTGGTCCCCCTTCCGGACGACGCCGACCCACTCGCGGTGGCGGCCGGGCTGACCGTCGTCGCCACTGTCCAGCTGTGCGCCGACCAGGCCCGCATGGAGTCCGGCGAGCACGTCCTCGTCCACGGAGCCAGCGGGGGGATCGGCTCCGTCGCCGCCCAGGTGCTCAAGGGCGCGGGAGCGGGCTCGGTGACCGGCACCCTGCGCAACATGGACCGGGCGGAGCTGGCCCGCGCCCACGGCTACGACCACGTCGTGTCGGCGACGCGGTTCCCGGTCGAGGTGCCCGGCACCGTCCCGGGCGGCGCGGTCGATGTGGTCATCGACGGTGTGGGTGGCTGGACGCGCGCCGCCTCCTTCGCGCTCCTACGGCCCTTCGGCAGGCTGGTCGCCATCGGGAACTCGTCCCGGGGGAGCGAGGAGCCGCCGACGGGCGCCGAGCTCCGGGCGGCCAACACCGCCGTCGTGGGCGCGTCCCTCGGTGCCCTGTCCAGCCGCACGCCCCACCTGGCGACCGCGTATCTCGAGCGAGCCGTGCGCGACCTGGCGTGCGGCTCCGTCAGCCTCCCCGTCGACGTCCTGGCCGCCGACCGGCTCACGGACGTGCTCGGCCTCCTCGAGGGCCGGGCCGCCGACGGGAAGCTCGTCCTCGATCTCACCCAAGGAGTCGAACCGTGA
- a CDS encoding SDR family NAD(P)-dependent oxidoreductase → MTSRVLVAGAASGIGAATAALFAERGHHLALADLSVDRLDETGAAVRALGGDPAVIGFDATDLRSCRELLAAATRHLGGVDAVVSTVGWTETHPFLEEEPEYWRRVVDVNLMGSINLTRAALEVMVPAGGGSIVLTASEAGKVGTVGETLYAAAKAGVIGFVKSVAREVARHGVRVNATAPGPTETPLLRAQADQDRVVDRTIRAVPMRRISTPDEQARALYFLATDEASYVTGQTLSVSGGLSMSS, encoded by the coding sequence ATGACGTCGCGGGTCCTCGTCGCCGGCGCCGCCAGCGGCATCGGCGCCGCCACGGCGGCGCTGTTCGCGGAGCGCGGCCATCACCTGGCTCTCGCCGACCTCTCCGTCGACCGCCTCGACGAGACCGGCGCCGCCGTCCGGGCCCTCGGGGGCGACCCGGCGGTGATCGGCTTCGACGCGACGGATCTGCGGTCCTGCCGGGAGCTGCTCGCCGCGGCGACCCGTCACCTCGGCGGCGTGGACGCCGTCGTGTCCACCGTCGGCTGGACCGAGACGCATCCCTTCCTCGAGGAGGAGCCGGAGTACTGGCGTCGCGTGGTCGACGTGAACCTCATGGGCAGCATCAACCTCACCCGTGCCGCACTCGAGGTCATGGTTCCGGCCGGAGGCGGCAGCATCGTGCTGACCGCGTCCGAGGCCGGCAAGGTCGGCACCGTGGGCGAGACGCTGTACGCCGCCGCCAAGGCCGGCGTGATCGGATTCGTGAAGTCCGTCGCCCGCGAGGTCGCGCGGCACGGCGTCCGGGTCAACGCCACGGCTCCGGGGCCCACCGAGACCCCGCTGCTCCGGGCACAGGCCGACCAGGACCGCGTCGTCGACCGCACCATCCGCGCCGTCCCGATGCGCCGCATCTCGACGCCCGACGAGCAGGCGCGGGCGCTCTACTTCCTGGCCACCGACGAGGCCTCCTACGTGACCGGGCAGACCCTCAGCGTCAGCGGCGGCCTGTCCATGAGCTCCTAG
- a CDS encoding enoyl-CoA hydratase/isomerase family protein: MTESFSLAERGDCAIVTLHRPASYNALRPEDVAALRTAVRGLEGSVRAVVITGDGGAFCAGSEVRPGLTALGYWAMLREWKLLVRTLRRSPLATIAAVNGLTVCGGFEMILACDFVLVAEDAHVLDQHVKFDLHPGAGTTVALPRRIGSQRALWHLVSGEHLAPERLVELGLALEVCPPDELLDRAVAVAAVVARRAPATFASVKDCVRRSGLPLDRFLERVACLRNTRRLGASGKEVRERRFAENSEVVSTIERGRRPGAEGRTTA, encoded by the coding sequence GTGACCGAAAGCTTCTCCCTCGCCGAGCGGGGGGACTGCGCGATCGTCACCCTGCACCGTCCCGCGTCGTACAACGCCCTGCGCCCCGAGGACGTCGCCGCCCTGCGCACCGCCGTCAGGGGGCTGGAGGGTAGTGTCCGCGCGGTCGTCATCACCGGGGACGGCGGCGCCTTCTGCGCCGGCTCCGAGGTGCGTCCCGGTCTGACGGCCCTCGGCTACTGGGCGATGCTCCGCGAGTGGAAGCTGCTGGTGCGGACCCTGAGGCGCAGCCCCCTCGCCACGATCGCGGCCGTCAACGGCCTCACCGTGTGCGGTGGCTTCGAGATGATCCTGGCCTGTGACTTCGTCCTGGTGGCGGAGGACGCGCACGTGCTCGACCAGCACGTGAAGTTCGACCTCCACCCGGGGGCCGGAACGACCGTCGCCCTTCCCCGGCGCATCGGCTCCCAACGCGCCCTGTGGCACCTCGTCAGCGGGGAGCACCTCGCCCCGGAGCGACTGGTCGAGCTCGGCCTCGCCCTCGAGGTCTGCCCGCCCGACGAGCTCCTCGACCGAGCCGTCGCGGTGGCCGCGGTGGTGGCGCGACGGGCGCCGGCGACCTTCGCCTCCGTCAAGGACTGCGTGCGGCGCAGCGGCCTTCCGCTCGACCGGTTCCTCGAGCGGGTCGCCTGCCTGCGCAACACGCGGCGGCTGGGCGCGAGCGGGAAGGAGGTCCGGGAGCGACGGTTCGCCGAGAACTCCGAGGTCGTCTCGACGATCGAACGCGGCCGACGTCCCGGCGCGGAGGGGAGGACGACCGCATGA
- a CDS encoding SDR family NAD(P)-dependent oxidoreductase has product MTYSTPDRLFSLAGKVAMVTGGSRGLGAEMVRAFAAAGADVVIASRRLESCEELAAEVRRETGRRALPIALHAGAWDQAADVVDAVLREMGGIDVLVNNAGMSPVYPDLASITEELWQKVFDVNLRGPFRLSQLVAPTMVERGGGSIVNIGTAAVFKPRDYLLPYAAAKSGVLSITEAMAHAYGPTVRVNAIIPGRFFSDISKHWDMDEIAVEVQQFAARRGGEVDEIVGAALYLASGASSYTTGAQLRVDGGYA; this is encoded by the coding sequence ATGACCTACAGCACGCCCGACCGGCTGTTCAGCCTCGCGGGCAAGGTGGCCATGGTCACCGGTGGCAGTCGCGGTCTCGGCGCCGAGATGGTCCGGGCCTTCGCCGCGGCCGGCGCGGACGTGGTGATCGCCAGCCGCCGGCTCGAGAGCTGTGAGGAGCTCGCCGCGGAGGTACGGCGGGAGACCGGCCGGCGCGCCCTCCCCATCGCGCTGCACGCCGGCGCCTGGGACCAGGCGGCCGACGTGGTCGACGCGGTCCTCCGCGAGATGGGTGGCATCGACGTCCTCGTCAACAACGCGGGGATGTCGCCGGTCTACCCGGATCTCGCGTCGATCACGGAGGAGCTCTGGCAGAAGGTCTTCGACGTCAACCTCCGGGGCCCGTTCCGGCTCAGCCAGCTGGTCGCTCCCACCATGGTCGAGCGGGGCGGCGGGTCCATCGTCAACATCGGCACGGCGGCGGTGTTCAAGCCTCGCGACTACCTCCTGCCGTACGCCGCCGCGAAGTCCGGCGTGCTGTCGATCACCGAGGCGATGGCCCACGCCTACGGCCCGACGGTGCGGGTGAACGCGATCATCCCCGGCCGCTTCTTCAGCGACATCAGCAAGCACTGGGACATGGACGAGATCGCGGTCGAGGTCCAGCAGTTCGCGGCCCGGCGTGGCGGCGAGGTCGACGAGATCGTCGGTGCCGCGCTGTACCTGGCGTCGGGAGCGAGCAGCTACACCACGGGCGCCCAGCTGCGGGTCGACGGCGGGTACGCATGA
- a CDS encoding enoyl-CoA hydratase-related protein — translation MTDHNEELLYDVDRQVATITINRPRVLNAFTIQTLRDITALIERAGQDPAVRVIVLTGAGERSFCAGGDVSTENEALAEDETAFARVNKRLYEVYRECMKPIIARVNGYAIGGGNHLAYMADFTIAADHAVFGQNGPRVGSPAEGWIVAHLRSVIGIKRAKEIWMLCRRYTAQQALEWGLVNAVVPLADLDAEVRRWCDDMIDLSPTVLKLVKRSFDDSLLPVRERLDSVSLLQEVNPEFISSGEQAEGANAFMEKRKPDFSSWG, via the coding sequence GTGACAGACCACAACGAAGAGCTGCTGTACGACGTCGACCGCCAGGTGGCGACGATCACGATCAACCGCCCCCGCGTCCTGAACGCCTTCACGATCCAGACGCTCCGTGACATCACGGCCCTCATCGAGCGCGCCGGCCAGGATCCCGCGGTCCGGGTCATCGTGCTCACCGGCGCCGGCGAGCGATCCTTCTGCGCCGGCGGCGACGTGTCGACGGAGAACGAGGCCCTGGCCGAGGACGAGACGGCGTTCGCCCGGGTGAACAAGCGGCTGTACGAGGTCTACCGCGAGTGCATGAAGCCGATCATCGCGCGGGTCAACGGCTACGCGATCGGCGGCGGCAACCACCTCGCCTACATGGCCGACTTCACCATCGCGGCGGACCACGCCGTCTTCGGCCAGAACGGCCCCCGGGTCGGCAGTCCCGCCGAGGGCTGGATCGTCGCCCACCTGCGCTCCGTCATCGGCATCAAGCGGGCCAAGGAGATCTGGATGCTCTGCCGGCGGTACACCGCCCAGCAGGCCCTCGAGTGGGGACTCGTCAACGCCGTCGTCCCCCTGGCCGACCTCGACGCCGAGGTGCGTCGCTGGTGCGACGACATGATCGACCTCAGCCCGACCGTGCTCAAGCTGGTCAAGCGGTCCTTCGACGACAGCCTGCTGCCCGTGCGCGAGCGCCTCGACTCGGTCTCGCTCCTGCAGGAGGTCAACCCGGAGTTCATCTCCTCGGGCGAGCAGGCCGAGGGGGCCAACGCCTTCATGGAGAAGCGCAAGCCGGACTTCTCGTCATGGGGATGA
- a CDS encoding SDR family NAD(P)-dependent oxidoreductase, translated as MLERFSLAGRVAVVTGASSGIGARVAVDLAGAGATLVLAARRPDRLERVAEEIRALGGDCAAVVADVSVREDCERVAAEAAQRFGAIDVLVNNAGVASAVPALRETEEEFRAVVDLNLVGTFFMSQACASRMPRGSSIVNIASALALTTAGLPQAAYSSSKAGVLGLTRDLAQQWTGRRGIRVNAIAPGSFRTEMTGTYDESYESYLVEHRVLAGRLGEAHELSGAVLFLASDAAAYVTGVVLPVDGGLLVT; from the coding sequence GTGCTCGAGAGGTTCTCCCTCGCCGGGAGGGTGGCGGTGGTGACCGGCGCCTCGTCCGGGATCGGCGCCCGGGTCGCCGTCGACCTGGCGGGGGCCGGTGCCACGCTCGTCCTGGCGGCGCGTCGCCCCGACCGACTCGAACGGGTCGCGGAGGAGATCCGCGCGCTGGGCGGGGACTGCGCCGCCGTGGTGGCGGACGTATCCGTGCGGGAGGACTGCGAGCGGGTGGCGGCGGAGGCGGCGCAGCGGTTCGGCGCGATCGACGTCCTGGTCAACAACGCCGGCGTGGCGTCCGCCGTCCCGGCCCTGCGGGAGACGGAGGAGGAGTTCCGCGCGGTGGTCGACCTGAACCTGGTCGGGACCTTCTTCATGTCGCAGGCGTGCGCGAGCCGGATGCCCCGCGGCTCCTCGATCGTCAACATCGCCAGCGCCCTCGCGCTCACCACGGCGGGGCTGCCGCAGGCGGCCTACTCCTCCAGCAAGGCCGGGGTGCTGGGCCTGACCCGCGACCTGGCCCAGCAGTGGACCGGACGCCGGGGCATCCGGGTGAACGCCATCGCCCCAGGCTCGTTCCGCACCGAGATGACAGGCACCTACGACGAGAGCTACGAGTCGTACCTGGTCGAGCATCGCGTCCTCGCCGGACGGCTGGGTGAGGCCCACGAGCTGTCCGGGGCGGTGCTCTTCCTCGCGAGCGACGCCGCGGCGTACGTCACCGGCGTCGTCCTGCCGGTGGACGGCGGGCTGCTGGTGACCTGA
- a CDS encoding LLM class flavin-dependent oxidoreductase gives MTAYGCYLPVHAEEAPDVREVAAVARDAEQAGLRHVWAADHLTWNRQMLAPLPTLAHVAGGTERIGLGIGVYLLPLRHPALAAKDLATLDHLSGGRLELGVGVGGENPDEYRAAGIPPGRAGRRLDDALDVVTALWEGRPTPPTETFGELPESPIGPRPARPVPLWVGGRSEAAITRAARWGHGWLAMWVSPERVAQEAQHRLHGLRIGLNVFTRVERSRAAADQVLERQVASAYRMPYDKVRRYALAGTPTEVAERIAAYVAAGVTDVVFNFAGADEREQLRRICDDVLPEVGGSVA, from the coding sequence ATGACGGCGTACGGCTGCTATCTGCCCGTCCATGCCGAGGAGGCCCCGGACGTCCGCGAGGTCGCCGCGGTGGCCAGGGACGCCGAGCAGGCGGGACTGCGTCATGTCTGGGCGGCCGACCACCTGACGTGGAACCGCCAGATGCTCGCGCCGCTGCCCACGCTGGCGCATGTGGCCGGGGGAACCGAGCGGATCGGCCTCGGGATCGGCGTCTATCTCCTGCCCCTGCGTCACCCCGCCCTGGCCGCCAAGGACCTGGCGACCCTGGACCACCTGAGCGGTGGCCGGCTGGAGCTGGGGGTGGGTGTCGGCGGTGAGAACCCGGACGAGTACCGGGCAGCGGGCATCCCGCCCGGGCGGGCCGGCCGACGTCTCGACGACGCCCTCGACGTGGTGACGGCGCTGTGGGAGGGCCGACCCACCCCGCCCACGGAGACCTTCGGCGAGCTCCCCGAGAGCCCGATCGGGCCCCGTCCCGCCCGCCCTGTCCCGCTCTGGGTGGGCGGGCGCTCCGAGGCCGCCATCACGCGCGCGGCGCGCTGGGGCCACGGTTGGCTGGCGATGTGGGTCAGCCCGGAACGGGTGGCCCAGGAGGCGCAGCACCGCCTCCACGGACTCCGGATCGGGCTGAATGTGTTCACGCGCGTGGAGCGGTCCCGCGCAGCGGCCGATCAGGTCCTCGAGCGGCAGGTCGCCTCCGCCTACCGGATGCCGTACGACAAGGTCCGGCGCTACGCCCTCGCCGGGACGCCCACCGAGGTGGCCGAGCGGATCGCGGCGTACGTCGCGGCGGGCGTGACCGACGTCGTCTTCAACTTCGCCGGGGCCGACGAGCGTGAGCAGCTGCGCCGGATCTGTGACGACGTGCTGCCCGAGGTCGGGGGGTCCGTGGCGTGA
- a CDS encoding phosphotransferase family protein, whose amino-acid sequence MSAVLPDVEAALTGWLSAETGVGVRVRSVEPTPGNAGRGYLSRVSIGGRELGIAVRLAVPGIAETGTNDVLRQARLVEHVHAHDVPVPGVLWRTADHHWFGSSAVAYQWVEAKPLHFFREDLSVPAPADRHADLLLQAVDALAQLHGVPVPDGVGRGADATTEVRRWQSLLGRLDAQDPLDPADIAAVEALGRILLEDPPPLEVGLIHGDFQSNNLLFADGRLRAIVDWELAGAGPQLLDLAWLALFADLSCWSPGQRARMRVDVPTAALTERYAALRGGTPGLAWARAAACYRFAALTLYNLRLHRTGKRPDAAWEQLADSVPCLVAAGRRAQETT is encoded by the coding sequence ATGAGCGCGGTGCTTCCCGACGTCGAGGCGGCCCTGACCGGATGGCTCTCCGCCGAGACAGGCGTCGGCGTCCGAGTCAGGTCCGTGGAGCCCACGCCCGGCAACGCCGGCCGCGGCTACCTGTCCCGGGTGTCGATCGGCGGCCGGGAGCTCGGGATCGCGGTCCGGCTGGCGGTCCCGGGCATCGCGGAGACCGGAACCAACGACGTGCTGCGGCAGGCCCGGCTGGTCGAGCACGTGCACGCCCACGACGTACCGGTCCCGGGCGTGCTGTGGCGCACCGCGGACCACCACTGGTTCGGATCGAGCGCGGTGGCCTATCAGTGGGTCGAGGCGAAGCCGCTCCACTTCTTCCGGGAGGACCTGTCGGTGCCCGCTCCTGCGGACCGGCATGCGGACCTGCTCCTCCAGGCGGTGGACGCGCTGGCACAGCTCCACGGGGTCCCCGTCCCGGACGGGGTCGGCCGAGGAGCCGATGCCACCACCGAGGTCCGCCGATGGCAGTCGCTCCTCGGCAGACTGGACGCGCAGGACCCGCTGGACCCCGCTGACATCGCCGCGGTGGAGGCGCTGGGACGGATCCTGCTCGAGGATCCGCCACCCCTGGAGGTCGGGCTGATCCACGGCGACTTCCAGTCCAACAACCTGCTGTTCGCCGACGGCCGCCTCAGGGCGATCGTCGACTGGGAGCTGGCCGGCGCGGGTCCCCAGCTGCTGGACCTCGCCTGGCTCGCGCTCTTCGCCGACCTGTCGTGCTGGTCGCCCGGCCAGCGTGCCCGGATGCGCGTCGACGTCCCCACCGCGGCGCTCACGGAGCGGTACGCCGCCCTCCGCGGCGGGACGCCCGGCCTCGCCTGGGCGCGTGCCGCGGCCTGCTACCGCTTCGCCGCGCTCACCCTCTACAACCTGCGCCTGCACCGCACCGGCAAGAGACCGGACGCCGCATGGGAGCAGCTGGCCGACTCGGTGCCCTGTCTGGTCGCCGCCGGACGACGAGCACAGGAGACGACATGA